From Thermoplasmata archaeon, a single genomic window includes:
- a CDS encoding 50S ribosomal protein L14 has protein sequence MKGVAGRRGRGLPKGARLDCADNTGAKIVEIIAVHNWHGTHRRYPRAGIADLVIVSVKKGTPEMRRQVLYAVIVRSRSPIRRADGTRVQFEDNAAVITTETGELKGSQIKGPVAKEAAERWSRVAAASSIIV, from the coding sequence ATGAAGGGCGTCGCCGGTCGTCGAGGACGCGGCCTCCCGAAGGGTGCCCGTCTGGACTGCGCCGACAACACCGGCGCGAAGATCGTAGAGATCATCGCCGTGCACAACTGGCACGGCACTCACCGCCGCTACCCGCGGGCGGGGATCGCCGACCTCGTGATCGTCTCCGTCAAGAAGGGAACGCCCGAGATGCGGCGCCAAGTACTGTACGCCGTCATCGTGCGCTCGCGCTCCCCGATCCGGCGGGCCGACGGGACCCGAGTGCAGTTCGAGGACAACGCCGCCGTGATCACGACCGAGACCGGCGAGCTGAAGGGATCCCAGATCAAGGGACCGGTGGCAAAGGAGGCCGCCGAGCGGTGGTCGCGCGTGGCCGCGGCCTCGTCGATCATCGTGTAG
- a CDS encoding 50S ribosomal protein L5: MNASSPAQAPTTENVNRAVRIIKVVVNAGVGQSGEPRQKAERVLQMITHQKPIATRSHSTNRDFGIRAGQEIGAKVTLRGPSAVDFLNRAFEARDRQLDPDSIDRNGNFSFGIGDYTDFTGMKYDPEIGIHGMDIAVELGRSGYGVRERQVSARPIPKRLRSTKADTRAYLAATFQVTFVE; this comes from the coding sequence ATGAACGCATCCTCCCCCGCCCAGGCCCCGACGACGGAGAACGTCAACCGGGCCGTGCGGATCATCAAGGTCGTGGTCAACGCGGGTGTCGGTCAATCCGGCGAACCGCGCCAGAAGGCCGAGCGCGTCCTCCAGATGATCACCCACCAGAAACCGATCGCGACCCGCTCGCACTCGACGAACCGCGATTTCGGCATCCGGGCCGGCCAGGAGATCGGAGCGAAGGTGACGCTCCGGGGTCCCTCGGCCGTCGACTTCCTGAACCGAGCCTTCGAGGCTCGCGACCGTCAGCTCGATCCGGACTCGATCGACCGCAACGGCAACTTCTCCTTCGGGATCGGGGACTACACCGATTTCACGGGAATGAAGTACGATCCCGAGATCGGCATCCACGGCATGGACATCGCGGTCGAGCTCGGCCGCTCCGGCTATGGGGTGCGCGAACGGCAGGTCTCCGCCCGCCCGATCCCCAAGCGCCTGCGATCGACCAAGGCCGATACCCGCGCGTACCTCGCGGCGACCTTCCAAGTGACGTTCGTGGAGTGA
- a CDS encoding 30S ribosomal protein S3, with protein sequence MSAERKVIEEATRRVLLKDYLVGESARAGFGGLDIQRTPMGTRVTLICERPGILIGRRGELIKRLTEDIQARFKLDNPQIEVQEERNPSLNAQLMAEKLASTLERGWHFRRAGHSTVRRIMESGARGCQVILSGKLTGERHRTERFKAGTIKYCGEAVHLWMGKGFYQARLKPGVIGVNVWIMRPNAKLPDEIKVKGVEARPAPAPIDLPPVEGAELPPGPGPAIAAAVAGPEAPA encoded by the coding sequence GTGAGCGCCGAACGCAAGGTCATCGAGGAGGCGACACGGCGGGTCCTGCTCAAGGACTATCTCGTCGGCGAGAGCGCGCGGGCCGGCTTCGGCGGGCTCGACATCCAACGCACCCCGATGGGCACACGCGTCACGCTGATCTGCGAACGCCCCGGGATTCTGATCGGTCGGCGCGGCGAGCTCATCAAGCGGCTGACGGAGGACATCCAGGCCCGGTTCAAGCTCGACAACCCTCAGATCGAGGTCCAGGAGGAACGCAACCCGTCCCTCAACGCCCAGCTCATGGCCGAGAAGCTCGCCTCGACCCTCGAACGCGGCTGGCACTTCCGTCGCGCGGGGCACTCGACCGTCCGCCGCATCATGGAATCCGGCGCGCGCGGCTGCCAGGTCATCCTCTCGGGGAAGCTGACCGGCGAGCGGCACCGCACCGAACGGTTCAAGGCGGGGACGATCAAGTACTGCGGCGAAGCCGTGCACCTGTGGATGGGCAAGGGATTCTACCAGGCCCGTCTCAAGCCCGGGGTCATCGGCGTCAACGTCTGGATCATGCGCCCGAACGCGAAGCTCCCCGACGAGATCAAGGTCAAGGGCGTGGAGGCCCGACCGGCCCCCGCGCCGATCGATCTCCCGCCCGTCGAAGGCGCCGAGCTACCGCCCGGACCCGGCCCCGCGATCGCGGCGGCCGTGGCCGGGCCGGAGGCCCCCGCGTGA
- a CDS encoding 30S ribosomal protein S8, whose protein sequence is MRHDLLNDALLTLRHADQHGQGEVALAPASHLIGEVLRILREHHYVEEFTFVPTGRGGKYDVKLSRRINSCGVIKPRIAVPHRELERYESRFLPAQDFGLLVLSTNRGVITHQQARELKLGGRLIAYVY, encoded by the coding sequence ATGCGTCACGATCTACTCAACGATGCGCTCCTCACCCTGCGCCACGCGGACCAGCATGGCCAGGGCGAGGTCGCGCTCGCGCCGGCGTCCCACCTCATCGGCGAGGTGCTGCGGATCCTGCGCGAACACCACTACGTGGAGGAGTTCACGTTCGTCCCCACCGGTCGCGGAGGGAAGTACGATGTCAAGCTCTCCCGGCGCATCAACTCCTGCGGCGTCATCAAGCCGCGGATCGCGGTCCCGCATCGCGAGCTCGAGCGCTACGAATCCCGATTCCTCCCGGCCCAGGACTTCGGGCTCCTCGTTCTCTCCACGAACCGCGGAGTGATCACCCACCAACAGGCCCGGGAGCTCAAGCTCGGGGGGAGGCTCATCGCGTATGTCTACTGA
- the rplF gene encoding 50S ribosomal protein L6, which produces MSTETTEAVIAVPAGVRLEVHPGLIQAKGPLGQIVRPFPSDALDLVVADGKATLTLKLPPGRKQSRSLLATWAAHLKNLVGGLTLGVEAKMKVVAAHFPMKVAVKGEELIIENFLGEKYPRTAPLRPGTKAAVEGDIVVLSGYDVEQVGQSAANIERATHIRNYDPRVFQDGIYLTEHAHLKGAD; this is translated from the coding sequence ATGTCTACTGAGACAACGGAGGCCGTGATCGCAGTGCCCGCCGGGGTCCGGCTCGAGGTGCACCCCGGTCTCATCCAGGCGAAGGGCCCGCTCGGTCAGATCGTACGGCCGTTCCCGAGCGACGCGCTCGATCTCGTGGTCGCCGACGGCAAGGCCACCCTCACGCTCAAGCTGCCTCCCGGACGCAAGCAATCCCGCTCGCTCCTCGCAACGTGGGCGGCGCACCTGAAGAACCTCGTCGGTGGACTCACGCTCGGGGTCGAGGCGAAGATGAAGGTCGTCGCCGCGCACTTCCCGATGAAGGTCGCGGTGAAGGGTGAGGAACTCATCATCGAGAACTTCCTCGGCGAGAAGTACCCTCGGACCGCTCCGCTGCGCCCCGGAACCAAGGCGGCGGTCGAGGGGGACATCGTGGTCCTTTCCGGCTACGACGTCGAGCAGGTCGGGCAAAGCGCGGCCAACATCGAGCGCGCAACGCACATCCGCAACTATGATCCCCGCGTCTTCCAGGACGGCATCTACCTCACCGAGCACGCCCACCTCAAGGGAGCCGACTGA
- a CDS encoding 50S ribosomal protein L18 — protein sequence MSTGPRYRVRFRRRREGRTDYRTRLKLLRSGRPRAVVRITAQRVYVTITTYDPTGDRVVASADSRELGGVGFPGGSLASTPAAYLTGYLAGLRSKAAGTDGAILDAGLRHPTAGGRVLAALKGLLDAGVQVPHGETVFPGNDRLNGSHLPKPLPEPLESYKGKLPTITERKEATA from the coding sequence ATGAGTACGGGTCCCCGCTACCGGGTCCGCTTCCGGCGCCGCCGGGAGGGCCGCACCGACTATCGCACGCGGCTCAAGCTCTTGCGCTCGGGCCGCCCGCGGGCGGTCGTACGCATTACGGCCCAGCGCGTCTACGTCACGATCACCACCTACGACCCGACAGGCGATCGCGTGGTCGCCTCGGCCGATAGCCGGGAGCTCGGCGGGGTCGGATTCCCCGGTGGCAGCCTCGCGTCGACCCCCGCCGCGTATCTGACGGGCTATCTCGCCGGCCTTCGATCGAAGGCGGCGGGGACGGACGGGGCGATCCTCGATGCGGGACTTCGGCACCCGACGGCCGGGGGACGAGTGCTCGCGGCGCTCAAGGGCCTGCTCGACGCAGGCGTTCAGGTGCCCCATGGAGAGACGGTCTTCCCCGGGAACGACCGGCTCAACGGCTCGCACCTGCCGAAGCCGCTCCCGGAACCCCTCGAGTCCTACAAGGGCAAGTTGCCGACAATCACCGAGCGCAAGGAGGCGACCGCATGA
- a CDS encoding 50S ribosomal protein L2: MGKRIISRRRGAGTPTYRSPSHRHHGPIYHPSPSVVGEGTVVGIVHAPGRTAPVAEISTPSGDVIRTIASAGIATGDAISLHRGPVTHGALLSLGEIPDGTLVCNLEVKPFDGGRLVRAAGTSALVTAHAGKLVTVQLPSGAFKQFLITCRAQVGAVAGGGRLERPIIKAGKKFHATRSLARAPLKVRGVAMNPVNHPFGGGAHQHVGRPSTVSSGTWPGAKVGRFSRSQRKKRRVRGRDTGTV, translated from the coding sequence ATGGGGAAGCGGATCATCTCCCGACGCCGCGGCGCCGGCACGCCCACGTACCGATCCCCGAGCCATCGGCACCACGGGCCGATCTACCATCCCTCCCCCTCCGTCGTGGGTGAGGGAACGGTCGTAGGGATCGTTCACGCTCCCGGCCGCACCGCTCCCGTCGCCGAGATCTCCACGCCGAGCGGGGACGTCATCCGCACGATCGCGAGCGCGGGGATCGCCACGGGCGACGCGATCTCTCTCCATCGCGGTCCGGTGACCCACGGAGCGCTGCTCTCCCTCGGGGAAATCCCCGACGGCACGCTCGTGTGCAACCTCGAGGTCAAACCGTTCGACGGAGGCCGGCTTGTACGGGCCGCCGGGACGAGCGCCCTCGTCACGGCCCATGCCGGCAAGCTCGTGACCGTGCAGCTCCCGTCGGGAGCGTTCAAGCAGTTCCTCATCACCTGCCGCGCCCAGGTCGGAGCCGTGGCCGGAGGCGGTCGACTCGAGCGCCCCATTATCAAGGCCGGTAAGAAGTTCCACGCGACGCGCTCGCTCGCACGCGCACCCCTGAAGGTCCGTGGGGTCGCGATGAACCCGGTCAACCACCCGTTCGGAGGCGGCGCCCACCAGCACGTCGGGCGGCCGAGCACGGTATCGAGCGGCACATGGCCCGGCGCGAAGGTCGGTCGGTTCAGCCGCTCCCAGCGCAAGAAGCGCCGGGTGCGCGGACGCGATACAGGGACGGTGTAA
- a CDS encoding ribonuclease P protein subunit gives MTMVGKGELTGADRAALAGEILGAAISVDRAPGIRTLPLRGTIVDESMNIFTVRLADHGRVVRVPKSGMLGTLLLGERELPLIGESLRVRPQDRTKRILAGGSRRIR, from the coding sequence ATGACGATGGTCGGCAAGGGAGAGCTCACGGGTGCCGACCGCGCCGCGCTCGCCGGCGAGATCCTCGGGGCCGCCATCTCGGTCGACCGCGCTCCGGGGATCCGGACGCTGCCTCTGCGCGGCACGATCGTCGATGAGTCCATGAACATCTTCACGGTCCGACTGGCCGACCATGGCCGCGTCGTGCGCGTGCCCAAGTCCGGGATGCTCGGGACGCTTCTCCTCGGCGAACGCGAGTTACCGTTAATAGGCGAAAGTCTTCGCGTTCGACCCCAGGACCGCACCAAGCGCATCCTCGCCGGCGGTTCCCGGAGGATCCGATGA
- a CDS encoding 50S ribosomal protein L19e → MPDLSNQRRLASILLKCGSGRVWIDPAREQEVSDSVTRQDIRTAIKSGAIRRKAIQGTSRARARRYAAEVAKGRHQGPGSRRGSPLSRSSKKERWMRRIRPQRELLATLRTEKRITPAIYRRYYRQAKGGMYRSRAHLLLNLQLAGHLAAEAKS, encoded by the coding sequence GTGCCCGATCTTTCGAACCAGCGCCGACTCGCCTCCATCCTGCTCAAGTGCGGCAGCGGGCGCGTGTGGATCGACCCGGCGCGTGAGCAAGAGGTCTCCGACTCGGTCACGCGCCAGGATATCCGTACCGCGATCAAGTCCGGGGCGATCCGTCGCAAGGCGATCCAGGGCACGTCCCGGGCCCGGGCGCGCCGCTACGCGGCCGAGGTCGCGAAGGGACGCCACCAGGGCCCCGGCTCGCGCCGCGGCAGCCCGCTCTCCCGGTCGAGCAAGAAGGAGCGCTGGATGCGCCGGATCCGGCCCCAACGCGAGCTTCTTGCCACCCTCCGGACGGAGAAACGCATCACCCCGGCGATCTACCGCAGGTACTACCGGCAGGCGAAGGGCGGTATGTACCGTAGCCGCGCCCATCTCCTGTTGAACCTGCAGCTCGCCGGCCACCTCGCCGCGGAGGCAAAGTCATGA
- a CDS encoding uL15 family ribosomal protein, giving the protein MPSRTKKFRGSRTHGRGIKAGRGAGKQGGRGNAGLHKYKFKSMLIYAPDHFGRHGFKRPAQIVAQPTSINVGELESFVPLLRIAQAFRQDGETCIANLSKAGIDRLLGGGRTARTWKVYVEHATKHAQEKVTLLKEPPQGA; this is encoded by the coding sequence ATGCCGAGTCGAACGAAGAAGTTCCGAGGATCGCGCACCCACGGTCGAGGGATCAAGGCCGGCCGCGGGGCCGGTAAGCAGGGGGGACGCGGCAACGCGGGGCTGCACAAGTACAAGTTCAAGTCGATGCTCATCTACGCGCCGGACCACTTCGGACGGCACGGCTTCAAGCGCCCCGCCCAGATCGTCGCGCAGCCGACCTCGATCAACGTGGGAGAGCTGGAGAGCTTCGTGCCCTTGCTCCGGATCGCGCAAGCGTTCCGCCAGGACGGAGAGACGTGCATCGCCAATCTATCGAAGGCCGGGATCGACCGCCTGCTCGGCGGTGGCCGCACCGCCCGGACCTGGAAGGTCTACGTCGAACATGCGACGAAGCACGCCCAGGAGAAGGTCACGCTCCTGAAAGAACCCCCTCAAGGAGCATAG
- the rpmC gene encoding 50S ribosomal protein L29: protein MTLLRMKDLRALSDDELRRRISDAEGDLLRERGIAAMGGAPPSPGKMRALRTNVARALTVLQERHLAPTSAEPNASA, encoded by the coding sequence GTGACGCTGCTGAGAATGAAGGACCTGCGGGCGCTCAGCGACGACGAGCTGCGCCGCCGCATCTCCGACGCCGAAGGCGATCTCTTGCGCGAGCGCGGCATCGCCGCCATGGGAGGCGCGCCCCCGAGCCCCGGGAAGATGCGCGCGCTGCGCACCAACGTTGCCCGGGCCCTGACCGTGCTCCAGGAGCGCCACCTCGCTCCCACTTCCGCCGAACCGAACGCGAGCGCCTAG
- a CDS encoding 30S ribosomal protein S19 — protein MARSKKIKKVETRRKREFTYRGYTLPRLKEMNLEELAKVLPARARRSIRRGFNVETTRFFGRMRETPPDKVLKTHCRDALVLPEHIGRRVAIYNGKEFKEVELRPEMIGHYFGEFSLTRRFEKHSGPGVGATRSSKFMPLK, from the coding sequence ATGGCACGATCGAAGAAGATCAAGAAGGTGGAGACGCGCCGCAAGCGCGAGTTCACGTACCGTGGGTACACCCTGCCGCGCCTGAAGGAGATGAACCTCGAGGAGCTCGCGAAGGTCCTCCCGGCCCGCGCGCGCCGGTCGATTCGCCGCGGGTTCAACGTGGAGACGACACGCTTCTTCGGCCGGATGCGCGAAACGCCCCCCGACAAGGTGCTCAAGACCCATTGCCGGGACGCCCTCGTGCTCCCCGAGCACATCGGCCGACGGGTCGCGATCTACAACGGCAAAGAGTTCAAGGAAGTCGAACTGCGCCCGGAGATGATCGGGCACTACTTCGGGGAGTTCTCTCTGACCCGCCGGTTCGAGAAGCACTCCGGACCCGGAGTCGGCGCGACGCGTTCGTCGAAGTTCATGCCGCTGAAGTGA
- a CDS encoding 30S ribosomal protein S14: protein MSKPKKEFGRKEGCLRCDRKRGIVRRYGLHVCRQCFREVAVDLGFRKYQ, encoded by the coding sequence ATGTCGAAACCCAAGAAGGAATTCGGGCGGAAGGAAGGCTGCCTGCGGTGCGACCGCAAGCGCGGCATCGTCCGGCGCTACGGACTGCACGTCTGCCGGCAGTGCTTCCGCGAGGTCGCGGTCGACCTGGGGTTCCGGAAGTACCAGTGA
- a CDS encoding 30S ribosomal protein S4e, which yields MTRRMKRRAAPRTWPVPRKGTKWIRRPAPGPHAQDQSIPLVIVLRDLRHLVRNEREARLLVNSGTVKVDGKVVRDLSRGLGLMDVLSLAAPLDAHARVVKDRRGKLTLVTIPPTEASVKLGRIRFKHAIRTGKVGMTLHDGRTLVVPANSPYRVGDSLQIEVPSQTIVRHLPLAPGQLAFLAGGSHVGETARVERVEVRNSSQPNLVHFKEGFSTIKEYVFIVGETSPQVTIAEGLDR from the coding sequence ATGACGCGCCGGATGAAGCGTCGGGCCGCCCCGAGGACCTGGCCGGTTCCCCGCAAAGGAACGAAGTGGATCCGGCGGCCGGCTCCCGGGCCTCATGCTCAGGACCAATCGATCCCCCTCGTGATCGTGCTGCGCGACCTGCGCCACCTCGTCCGGAACGAGCGCGAAGCTCGGCTGCTCGTGAACTCGGGCACGGTCAAGGTCGACGGGAAGGTCGTTCGCGATCTCTCGCGCGGTCTGGGTCTCATGGACGTACTCTCCCTCGCGGCGCCGCTCGATGCGCACGCCCGCGTCGTGAAGGACCGCCGGGGCAAGCTCACCCTCGTGACCATCCCTCCCACCGAGGCGTCCGTCAAGCTCGGGCGCATACGGTTCAAGCACGCGATCCGCACGGGCAAGGTCGGCATGACCCTGCACGATGGCCGCACCCTCGTGGTCCCCGCCAACTCCCCCTACCGCGTCGGCGACTCGCTCCAGATCGAGGTGCCGAGCCAGACGATCGTCCGCCACCTCCCCCTCGCCCCCGGCCAGCTCGCGTTCCTCGCGGGCGGCAGCCACGTCGGCGAAACCGCACGCGTTGAGCGGGTCGAGGTCCGCAACTCCTCCCAGCCGAACCTCGTGCACTTCAAGGAGGGATTCTCGACCATCAAGGAGTACGTGTTCATCGTGGGCGAGACCTCGCCCCAGGTGACGATCGCGGAGGGTCTCGACCGATGA
- a CDS encoding 30S ribosomal protein S17, with product MSPAPVSRTRRARDIGLDVRAPKQNCDDQHCPFHGRLSIRGQVLEGTVVSTAMQRTAVVERTLLTRVPKYERYEKRRRRYLAHSPPCLGVMVGHKVRIAETRPLSKLVSFCIVEDLGEAAQQVKGEEAIAPEPSPPVKEEA from the coding sequence ATGAGTCCCGCTCCAGTATCTCGCACCCGACGCGCCCGGGACATAGGTCTCGACGTTCGCGCGCCGAAGCAGAACTGCGACGATCAGCACTGCCCCTTCCACGGGCGCCTGTCCATCCGCGGCCAGGTGCTCGAAGGGACGGTCGTCTCCACCGCGATGCAGCGTACCGCGGTCGTCGAGCGCACGCTACTCACGCGGGTGCCGAAGTACGAGCGGTATGAGAAGCGCCGCCGCCGCTACCTTGCTCACTCCCCGCCCTGCCTCGGGGTCATGGTCGGACACAAGGTCCGCATCGCCGAGACTCGACCGCTGTCGAAGCTCGTCAGCTTCTGCATTGTCGAGGACCTGGGCGAGGCCGCCCAGCAGGTGAAGGGCGAGGAAGCCATTGCGCCCGAGCCGAGCCCTCCGGTCAAGGAGGAAGCATGA
- a CDS encoding 50S ribosomal protein L22 codes for MRGYTYRDEAGTSVARARGVELPISPKKTYEVLNAIRGLPLERARTVLEDAVELRRAIPFRRYNQETSHKRGVGPGRFPKKVAKNVLQILRNAESNAEYESLDTDRLYVKVAASSRGRILKASMPRAHGRATPWNEQTTHIEIVLAERKEA; via the coding sequence ATGCGAGGATACACCTATCGCGACGAGGCCGGCACGAGCGTCGCTCGTGCCCGCGGCGTCGAGCTCCCGATCTCTCCGAAGAAGACCTACGAGGTCCTCAACGCGATCCGCGGGCTCCCGCTCGAGCGCGCGCGCACCGTCCTCGAGGATGCCGTCGAGCTCCGCCGCGCGATCCCGTTCCGGCGCTACAATCAGGAGACGTCCCACAAGCGCGGCGTGGGACCGGGCCGGTTCCCGAAGAAGGTCGCGAAGAACGTGCTGCAGATCCTGCGCAACGCGGAATCGAACGCGGAGTACGAGAGCCTCGACACCGACCGGCTCTACGTCAAGGTCGCCGCCTCGAGCCGGGGCCGAATTCTGAAGGCGTCGATGCCCCGCGCCCACGGTCGCGCGACGCCGTGGAACGAGCAGACCACCCACATCGAGATCGTCCTCGCCGAGCGGAAGGAGGCCTAG
- a CDS encoding 50S ribosomal protein L30, protein MAWMIIRVRGTIHARHDIVETLKFLHLNRPQHVTVVPEKPEFRGMLTKIQGYVTWGEAEPETVGLLLKSRGETAGGERLTDANVAESTRTKDLAELTQRVVVEGLPSVPGVRPLFRLGAPSGGWKSTKKPYALGGALGYRGRAINELARRMIRE, encoded by the coding sequence ATGGCGTGGATGATCATCCGCGTCCGTGGCACGATCCACGCGCGGCACGATATCGTCGAGACGCTCAAGTTCCTGCATCTCAACCGGCCGCAGCACGTGACCGTGGTGCCCGAGAAGCCTGAGTTCCGCGGAATGCTCACGAAGATCCAAGGGTACGTCACCTGGGGCGAGGCCGAGCCGGAGACCGTGGGTCTGCTGCTCAAGTCCCGCGGGGAGACAGCCGGGGGAGAACGCCTGACGGACGCGAACGTCGCCGAATCGACCCGCACGAAGGACCTCGCCGAGCTCACGCAGCGCGTGGTCGTCGAAGGATTGCCGAGCGTCCCGGGGGTCCGCCCGCTCTTCCGACTCGGAGCTCCGAGCGGAGGGTGGAAGTCCACGAAGAAGCCGTACGCGCTCGGAGGCGCGCTCGGCTACCGGGGCCGCGCGATCAACGAGCTCGCCCGCCGCATGATCCGGGAGTGA
- a CDS encoding 50S ribosomal protein L32e yields MSPDPVTAPEPEETPAPKPARRRVRAAPPAEEKKEIVPADATVVTTEEPATPRAPKRASLDPESAKLLRLRRELDRHRPLFVRQAAHRYYRIGRDESWRRPRGLQSKQRRHYGYRSVIVRVGYRSPAKVRDLVPSGFRPIIIRTTGELEKLDATKEAAIIARTVGTRRRLTLEETARRLGIHVLNPIATPEGEE; encoded by the coding sequence ATGTCGCCGGATCCCGTGACCGCGCCCGAGCCGGAAGAGACGCCGGCACCGAAGCCCGCCCGGCGCCGCGTCCGCGCCGCGCCGCCGGCCGAGGAGAAGAAGGAGATCGTGCCCGCGGACGCGACGGTCGTCACGACCGAAGAACCCGCGACGCCGCGCGCTCCGAAGCGGGCATCGCTCGACCCGGAGTCGGCGAAGCTGTTGCGCCTGCGACGCGAGCTCGATCGGCACCGACCGCTCTTCGTTCGCCAGGCCGCGCATCGCTACTACCGGATCGGCCGCGACGAGAGCTGGCGCCGGCCCCGGGGCCTACAGTCCAAGCAGCGACGGCACTACGGCTACCGCTCCGTCATCGTCCGGGTCGGCTACCGGTCCCCCGCCAAGGTCCGCGACCTCGTTCCCAGCGGCTTCCGCCCGATCATCATCCGGACGACCGGCGAGCTCGAGAAGCTCGACGCGACGAAGGAGGCCGCGATCATCGCGCGCACCGTCGGCACCCGCCGGCGCCTGACCCTCGAGGAGACGGCCCGCCGCCTCGGAATCCATGTGCTCAATCCGATTGCCACCCCCGAAGGGGAGGAGTAG
- the rplX gene encoding 50S ribosomal protein L24: protein MARQSSSAPRRQRKALYNADSFHRRRRMSVPLSRELRARFHCRSVPVRKGDTVRILSGSYVGSEERVARVDRRSYSVILNNITLKTGEQKQKPLPIRTGQLLLTKLNLSDAWRRRILSVREEELTPEELGTAPEAPTAAATETPAASPDAAAVLPGPEGDMHLTEAEREFLEDAGTEEEAPMGKAPKKGAPEEAGSKAPSGEMKLTPKETAFFESAEKEEYGPDAKAVRTHKNAPHTAEEEEIAGEAEETPEPAVAKPHPSAKPRGKSRPPKEGDA from the coding sequence ATGGCACGTCAATCTTCCAGCGCACCCCGCCGACAGCGCAAGGCGCTGTACAACGCAGACTCCTTTCACCGGCGCCGACGGATGTCGGTCCCGCTCTCCCGCGAGTTGCGCGCGCGCTTCCACTGCCGCTCGGTCCCGGTCCGCAAGGGCGACACCGTGCGCATCCTATCGGGAAGCTACGTCGGGAGCGAGGAGCGTGTGGCCCGGGTCGATCGCCGCAGCTACTCCGTCATCCTCAACAACATCACGCTGAAGACCGGGGAGCAGAAGCAGAAGCCGCTCCCGATCCGGACCGGCCAGCTCCTGTTGACCAAGCTCAACCTCTCGGATGCCTGGCGACGCCGCATCCTGAGCGTTCGCGAGGAGGAGTTGACCCCCGAAGAGCTCGGTACTGCCCCCGAAGCACCGACCGCGGCGGCGACGGAGACCCCCGCGGCGTCGCCCGATGCGGCCGCCGTACTCCCTGGACCCGAAGGGGATATGCACCTCACCGAGGCGGAGCGCGAGTTCCTCGAGGATGCTGGGACCGAGGAAGAGGCGCCGATGGGGAAGGCCCCCAAGAAGGGAGCACCCGAAGAGGCGGGATCGAAGGCCCCCAGCGGCGAGATGAAGCTCACACCGAAGGAGACCGCATTCTTCGAGTCGGCCGAGAAGGAGGAGTACGGACCCGACGCTAAAGCGGTCCGCACGCACAAGAACGCCCCTCATACCGCCGAAGAGGAGGAGATCGCCGGCGAGGCGGAAGAAACACCGGAGCCCGCGGTAGCGAAGCCGCATCCCTCCGCGAAGCCCCGAGGTAAGTCCCGCCCACCGAAGGAGGGCGACGCATGA